One region of Chanodichthys erythropterus isolate Z2021 chromosome 17, ASM2448905v1, whole genome shotgun sequence genomic DNA includes:
- the abhd15a gene encoding protein ABHD15: MLEWIGAACFMILMAILWPVVKCFGAESHSSLLLPRRESKRSAERCDSKLEAQGESATVALICKPSALANYLLKHCMSFCKSLSIPKWNWRMSSSLQTVYGALWPFDCPVHFIRDHLQLSDDGLVALDWAVVGAAHHKRRRTSSNSTSPVLLIIPNSFGKVTRNVLKLCEAALSHGYLPVIFNRRSQNGTPLCTVKLQQFGDPTDLREAVRYIRYRQPAGQIYAVSESTGSGLLLSYLGECGSSSYVTAAACLSPVFRCQSWFESGPTWPFHWALLLYQKICLSRYKTVLGELVHTDNLFSSCSLKAMEEALFCHSGLKGVTTEGAGSWEAYWERNDPLRDIDEVAIPVLCVCSQDDPIRGDDQATLPLELFESNPHFFLLLTAHGGHCGFSTSDEGPIVWSHQALLEFFRATTDFFAAEERAKLAARRRGVSGAGKTFRHRSVSTCKRLPVCSHNIHAIYNWQRSYTR, encoded by the exons ATGCTGGAATGGATTGGTGCTGCttgttttatgattttaatgGCCATACTCTggccagtggtgaagtgttttggAGCAGAGAGTCACTCCTCGCTGCTGCTTCCACGGCGCGAGAGCAAAAGATCCGCGGAGAGATGCGACTCGAAACTAGAGGCACAAGGTGAATCAGCCACAGTCGCCTTGATATGCAAGCCCTCTGCACTGGCAAACTACCTTCTCAAACATTGCATGAGTTTTTGCAAGTCTTTATCGATACCAAAATGGAACTGGCGAATGAGTTCGTCTTTACAAACTGTTTACGGCGCTTTGTGGCCGTTTGACTGTCCTGTGCATTTCATCCGAGATCATTTGCAGTTGAGTGATGATGGACTCGTAGCGTTAGACTGGGCTGTTGTTGGTGCAGCACATCACAAGAGGCGCAGGACTTCCAGTAATTCCACAAGTCCAGTTCTGCTTATCATTCCCAACTCTTTTGGGAAAGTCACCAGGAATGTGCTAAAG CTCTGTGAGGCAGCTCTGAGTCACGGCTACCTTCCTGTGATCTTCAACCGCCGGAGTCAGAACGGGACACCGCTCTGTACTGTCAAGCTGCAGCAGTTCGGCGACCCGACCGACCTGCGGGAAGCTGTGCGCTACATTCGGTACCGACAGCCGGCAGGCCAGATCTACGCTGTGAGCGAGAGCACTGGTTCAGGACTCCTCCTGTCCTACTTGGGCGAATGCGGCTCTTCCAGCTATGTGACGGCTGCGGCCTGCCTGTCTCCTGTTTTCCGTTGCCAGAGCTGGTTTGAGAGCGGCCCGACCTGGCCGTTCCACTGGGCACTCCTACTTTACCAAAAAATCTGCCTCAGCAG GTACAAAACTGTGCTCGGGGAGCTTGTCCACACAGACAACTTATTCTCCAGCTGCTCTTTGAAGGCAATGGAGGAGGCTCTGTTCTGTCATTCTGGCTTAAAAGGGGTGACAACGGAGGGAGCAGGTAGTTGGGAGGCGTATTGGGAGCGGAACGACCCTCTGAGGGACATAGATGAAGTGGCCATTcctgtgctgtgtgtgtgcagccAGGACGACCCCATCCGAGGGGACGACCAGGCCACGCTACCGTTAGAGCTTTTTGAGAGCAATCCACATTTCTTCCTGCTTTTGACTGCCCACGGAGGCCACTGTGGCTTCTCCACATCAGACGAGGGCCCGATCGTCTGGAGCCACCAGGCTTTACTGGAGTTCTTTCGCGCTACCACCGATTTCTTCGCCGCGGAGGAGCGTGCCAAGCTGGCGGCCCGGCGGAGGGGTGTGAGCGGGGCTGGCAAGACTTTCCGCCATCGCAGCGTCAGCACATGCAAAAGACTGCCCGTCTGCTCACATAACATTCACGCCATTTACAACTGGCAGAGGTCCTACACCAGATGA